The Streptomyces sp. NBC_01268 genome window below encodes:
- a CDS encoding serine/threonine-protein kinase, which yields MRKLGRYLLLERLGAGSFATVWKAYDPELDTEVAVKVLADNWAANADVRERFLAEARLLRRIASPRVVRVHDVGVQEDRPYFVMDYVRGGTLADRVGQCDPQEALRLAAEAGYAVQVLHEAGVVHRDVKPSNLLLAAGPAPAAVLVADLGSAKQLADASGLTVTTGTPAYMAPEQAFQTGGFDGRADVYALAVVAYELLTGQKPFGTGGRATALMTDQPTASTLPALPAGTELPPHVALLLRAAMSVEPADRPPTAQAFADALLAPVPQARPLEGRRSPTLRAVCLAAGAVFTATTLLSWLLR from the coding sequence ATGCGCAAGCTCGGCCGTTACCTCCTCCTGGAGCGGCTCGGAGCCGGCTCCTTCGCGACGGTCTGGAAGGCCTACGATCCGGAGCTCGACACCGAGGTCGCGGTGAAGGTGCTGGCCGACAACTGGGCCGCCAACGCCGATGTGCGCGAGCGGTTCCTGGCGGAGGCGAGGCTGCTGCGCCGGATCGCCAGCCCGCGGGTGGTCCGGGTGCACGACGTCGGGGTGCAGGAGGACCGGCCCTACTTCGTCATGGACTACGTACGCGGCGGCACCCTGGCGGACCGGGTCGGGCAGTGCGACCCGCAGGAGGCGCTGCGGCTGGCCGCGGAGGCGGGCTACGCGGTCCAGGTCCTGCACGAGGCGGGCGTGGTGCACCGCGACGTCAAGCCGTCCAACCTGCTGCTCGCCGCCGGTCCTGCGCCCGCCGCGGTGCTGGTGGCGGATCTGGGCAGTGCCAAGCAACTGGCCGACGCGTCCGGGCTTACGGTGACCACGGGCACGCCCGCGTACATGGCACCGGAACAGGCCTTCCAGACCGGCGGGTTCGACGGGAGGGCCGACGTCTACGCGTTGGCCGTCGTGGCCTACGAGCTGCTGACCGGGCAGAAGCCGTTCGGCACGGGCGGGCGTGCCACGGCCCTGATGACCGACCAGCCGACCGCCTCGACGCTGCCGGCGCTCCCGGCCGGAACGGAGCTCCCCCCGCACGTCGCCCTGCTGCTACGGGCCGCGATGTCCGTCGAGCCGGCGGACCGGCCGCCGACTGCCCAGGCCTTCGCGGACGCGCTGCTGGCTCCGGTGCCGCAGGCCCGGCCCCTGGAGGGCCGCAGGTCGCCGACCCTGCGCGCGGTCTGTCTGGCGGCGGGCGCGGTGTTCACGGCGACGACCCTGCTGAGCTGGCTGCTGCGCTGA
- a CDS encoding LLM class flavin-dependent oxidoreductase encodes MRLSTVILPIHRWAEGQKIWRRAEDLGFHTAYTYDHLSWRTFRDGPWFGAIPTLTAAAGATERMRLGTLVTSPNFRHPVTLAKDLISLDDISGGRVTLGIGAGGNGFDATALGQEAWTPKERADRFAEFVPLLDRLLTEDSVSARGTFYSADEARNIPGCVQRPRLPFAVAATGPRGLKLAARHGQAWVTTGDPKLFEAGTPEQSLEALRGQLAKLGKACAEIGRDVEPMEKVLLTGFTPDRPLDSFDAFVDFAGKHFELGFTELVLHMPIADSVFAADESVFEKIATEALGQLR; translated from the coding sequence ATGCGTCTGAGCACGGTGATCCTCCCCATCCACCGGTGGGCCGAGGGACAGAAGATCTGGCGGCGGGCCGAGGACCTCGGCTTCCACACCGCGTACACCTACGACCACCTGTCCTGGCGGACCTTCCGTGACGGTCCGTGGTTCGGGGCGATCCCGACGCTGACCGCCGCCGCCGGGGCCACCGAGCGGATGCGCCTGGGCACGCTCGTCACCTCGCCGAACTTCCGGCACCCGGTCACGCTCGCCAAGGATCTGATCTCGCTCGACGACATCTCGGGCGGGCGGGTCACCCTCGGCATCGGCGCGGGCGGCAACGGCTTCGACGCGACCGCCCTGGGGCAGGAGGCGTGGACGCCGAAGGAGCGGGCGGACCGGTTCGCCGAGTTCGTCCCGCTGCTCGACCGGCTGCTCACCGAGGACTCGGTCTCCGCGCGGGGCACGTTCTACTCGGCGGACGAGGCCCGCAACATCCCCGGCTGCGTGCAGCGTCCCCGGCTGCCGTTCGCGGTGGCGGCGACCGGCCCGCGCGGGCTGAAGCTGGCCGCGCGGCACGGGCAGGCCTGGGTGACGACGGGCGACCCGAAGCTGTTCGAGGCGGGCACCCCGGAGCAGTCCCTGGAGGCGCTGCGGGGTCAGCTGGCCAAGCTGGGCAAGGCGTGCGCGGAGATCGGCCGGGACGTCGAGCCGATGGAGAAGGTGCTGCTCACGGGGTTCACCCCGGACCGTCCGCTGGACTCCTTCGACGCCTTCGTGGACTTCGCGGGGAAGCACTTCGAGCTGGGCTTCACCGAGCTGGTCCTCCACATGCCGATCGCGGACTCGGTGTTCGCGGCCGACGAGTCGGTCTTCGAGAAGATCGCCACGGAGGCTCTCGGACAGCTCCGCTGA
- a CDS encoding RNA 2'-phosphotransferase gives MNDEKRTVKVSKYLSKHLRHQPERIGLALDAHGWTEIDALLRAAATHGFPITRAELDHVVAVNDKKRFAIEGTRIRASQGHTVEVDLDLPAAEPPAYLYHGTVAAALPAIRAEGLRPMARHHVHLSPDRETATRVGSRRGRPVVLSVDAGAMHRAGHVFHVSANGVWLSDAVPPQFIRFPA, from the coding sequence ATGAACGACGAGAAACGCACCGTGAAGGTGTCGAAATACCTGTCGAAACACCTCCGCCACCAGCCCGAACGCATCGGCCTCGCCCTCGACGCGCACGGCTGGACCGAGATCGACGCGCTGCTCCGGGCCGCCGCCACGCACGGCTTCCCGATCACCCGCGCCGAACTCGACCACGTCGTCGCCGTCAACGACAAGAAGCGCTTCGCGATCGAGGGCACGCGCATCCGCGCCAGCCAGGGGCACACCGTCGAGGTGGACCTGGACCTGCCGGCCGCCGAACCGCCCGCGTACCTCTACCACGGTACGGTCGCCGCCGCGCTCCCCGCCATCCGGGCCGAGGGCCTGCGCCCCATGGCCCGCCACCATGTGCACCTCTCACCCGACCGCGAGACCGCCACCCGCGTCGGCTCCCGCCGGGGCCGCCCCGTGGTGCTCTCCGTCGACGCCGGGGCGATGCACCGGGCCGGCCACGTCTTCCACGTCAGCGCCAACGGCGTCTGGCTCAGCGACGCCGTCCCGCCGCAGTTCATCCGCTTCCCGGCCTAG
- a CDS encoding MerR family transcriptional regulator, protein MRSSEQAAQPEYRIEDLAHHSGATVRTIRAYQDRGLLPRPERRGRSNVYGDTHLARLRQIADLLDRGYTLASIKELLEAWDAGRGLGGVLGLVAEVDGPWTDEEADRISRAELDARFGGRPDEDAVQEAIELGVLERIPDRDAEEYLVPSPQELAVAAELYAAGVPLPAITGHLRELRGQVEHIASRFLEFTTEHVFARYLEHRPPTDADATEAATLVRRLRPLAQQTVDAELARAMRLFATRHLQQHLAADTPLPRGQESLSVALPPETIRAVQRLVGPQNVAAFIAAATEREVQKRTLDSLASNAQNDNQIGQST, encoded by the coding sequence GTGCGTTCATCGGAGCAGGCGGCACAGCCGGAGTACCGGATCGAGGATCTGGCCCATCACAGCGGGGCCACGGTCCGGACGATCCGCGCCTACCAGGACCGCGGTCTGCTGCCCCGCCCCGAGCGGCGCGGCCGGTCGAACGTGTACGGGGACACGCATCTGGCCAGGCTGCGGCAGATCGCCGACCTGCTGGACCGCGGCTACACCCTGGCCTCCATCAAGGAGCTCCTGGAGGCCTGGGACGCCGGCCGCGGTCTCGGCGGGGTGCTCGGTCTGGTCGCCGAGGTCGACGGGCCGTGGACCGACGAGGAGGCGGACCGGATCTCGCGGGCCGAGCTCGACGCGCGCTTCGGCGGCCGGCCCGACGAGGACGCGGTCCAGGAGGCGATCGAGCTCGGTGTCCTGGAGCGCATCCCGGACCGGGACGCCGAGGAGTACCTGGTTCCGAGCCCGCAAGAGCTCGCGGTGGCGGCCGAGTTGTACGCGGCGGGCGTGCCGCTGCCCGCGATCACGGGTCATCTGAGGGAACTTCGCGGCCAGGTGGAGCACATCGCCTCCCGCTTCCTGGAGTTCACGACCGAGCACGTCTTCGCGCGCTATCTGGAGCACCGCCCGCCGACGGACGCCGACGCGACGGAGGCGGCGACCCTGGTGCGGCGGCTGCGCCCGCTCGCCCAGCAGACGGTCGACGCCGAACTCGCGCGGGCGATGCGCCTGTTCGCGACCCGCCACCTCCAGCAGCACCTCGCGGCGGACACCCCATTGCCGAGGGGTCAGGAGTCGCTGTCGGTGGCGCTCCCGCCGGAGACGATTCGGGCCGTCCAGCGGCTCGTTGGCCCGCAGAACGTCGCGGCGTTCATCGCGGCGGCAACCGAACGAGAGGTACAGAAAAGAACATTGGACTCTCTTGCCTCAAATGCCCAGAATGACAACCAAATCGGTCAATCCACCTGA
- a CDS encoding SDR family oxidoreductase yields MTTDGARERWVRTGGIELCVAELGDETRPTVLLVHGYPDSKEVWSEVAGRLAERFHVVLYDVRGHGRSTAPTPLRGGFTLEKLTDDFLAVADAVSPDRPVHLVGHDWGSVQSWEFATVPRTEGRIASFTSMSGPSLDHFGHWIKSRMTRPTPRRVGQLLGQGAKSWYVYMLHTPVLPELAWRGPLGKRWPRLLERLERIPAGDYPTPSLPSDAAHGAWLYRDNVRARLSRPRADAYAHTPVQLITPTGDAFLSERLYDDLADWVPDLTRRTLPAKHWVPRTRPDQLASWITEFVEANEDPATKAPKTAARSGVRPEYAERFGGQLVLVTGAASGIGRATAFAFAEAGARVVAVDRDAEGAARTAEMARLIGAPAAWGETADVSDEAAMEKLAAKVASEYGVVDVLVNNAGIGLTGSFFETTSEEWKRVLDVNLWGVIHGCRVFGAQMAERGQGGHIVNTASAAAFQPSRALPAYSTSKAAVLMLSECLRAELADQGIGVSAICPGIVNTAITSTTRFAGVTDEVEEKRRQKKASRLYGLRNYPPEKVADAILRAVLRDEAVVPVTPEARGAHLASRFAPGLLRALARWQPPA; encoded by the coding sequence GTGACGACCGACGGGGCGCGGGAGCGCTGGGTCCGCACGGGCGGGATCGAGCTGTGCGTGGCCGAGCTGGGCGACGAGACCCGGCCGACCGTGCTGCTGGTGCACGGCTATCCGGACTCCAAGGAGGTCTGGTCGGAGGTCGCGGGCCGCCTCGCGGAGCGCTTCCACGTGGTGCTGTACGACGTCCGGGGCCACGGCCGGTCGACGGCGCCGACCCCGCTGCGCGGCGGGTTCACGCTGGAGAAGCTGACGGACGACTTCCTGGCCGTGGCCGACGCCGTCAGCCCGGACCGCCCGGTCCACCTGGTGGGCCACGACTGGGGCTCGGTGCAGTCCTGGGAGTTCGCGACGGTCCCGCGCACCGAGGGCCGGATCGCCTCCTTCACCTCGATGTCCGGCCCGTCCCTCGACCACTTCGGGCACTGGATCAAGAGCAGGATGACCCGGCCCACCCCGCGCCGGGTCGGCCAGCTCCTCGGCCAGGGCGCCAAGTCCTGGTACGTGTACATGCTGCACACCCCGGTCCTGCCGGAGCTCGCCTGGCGCGGGCCGCTCGGCAAGCGCTGGCCGCGCCTTCTGGAGCGGCTGGAGCGGATCCCGGCCGGCGACTACCCGACGCCGTCGCTGCCGAGCGACGCCGCCCACGGCGCCTGGCTCTACCGGGACAACGTGCGGGCCCGGCTCTCCCGGCCGCGCGCCGACGCCTACGCGCACACGCCGGTGCAGCTGATCACCCCGACCGGGGACGCCTTCCTCTCCGAGCGGCTCTACGACGACCTGGCCGACTGGGTGCCGGACCTGACCCGGCGCACCCTGCCGGCCAAGCACTGGGTCCCGCGCACCCGCCCCGACCAACTGGCCTCCTGGATCACCGAGTTCGTCGAGGCCAACGAGGACCCGGCGACCAAGGCGCCGAAGACGGCGGCCAGGAGCGGGGTGCGGCCGGAGTACGCGGAGCGCTTCGGCGGCCAGCTGGTCCTGGTGACCGGCGCGGCCAGTGGCATCGGCCGGGCCACCGCCTTCGCGTTCGCGGAGGCCGGCGCCCGGGTCGTGGCGGTGGACCGGGACGCCGAGGGCGCGGCCCGTACGGCCGAGATGGCCCGGCTGATCGGCGCGCCCGCCGCCTGGGGCGAGACCGCCGACGTCTCCGACGAGGCGGCGATGGAGAAGCTGGCCGCGAAGGTGGCGAGCGAGTACGGCGTGGTCGACGTGCTGGTCAACAACGCGGGCATAGGCCTGACCGGCTCGTTCTTCGAGACGACGAGCGAGGAGTGGAAGCGGGTCCTCGACGTCAACCTGTGGGGCGTCATCCACGGCTGCCGGGTGTTCGGCGCGCAGATGGCCGAGCGCGGCCAGGGCGGCCACATCGTCAACACGGCCTCCGCGGCGGCCTTCCAGCCCTCCCGCGCCCTGCCCGCGTACAGCACGTCGAAGGCGGCGGTGCTGATGCTGAGCGAGTGCCTGCGGGCCGAGCTCGCGGACCAGGGCATCGGGGTCTCGGCGATCTGCCCCGGCATCGTCAACACCGCCATCACGTCCACGACCCGGTTCGCCGGCGTCACGGACGAGGTGGAGGAGAAGCGGCGCCAGAAGAAGGCCTCGCGGCTCTACGGGCTGCGCAACTACCCGCCGGAGAAGGTCGCGGACGCGATCCTGCGCGCGGTCCTGCGCGACGAGGCCGTCGTCCCGGTGACGCCGGAGGCCCGGGGCGCGCATCTGGCCTCGCGGTTCGCCCCGGGACTGCTGCGGGCGCTGGCCCGCTGGCAGCCGCCGGCGTAG
- a CDS encoding M24 family metallopeptidase — MTSAGTAGTRELTAELRGFREVQRLSYACAEAVAAQLKPGVTERDAARMQREWLYERGVKDWFHRPFAWFGDRTAFVDFRIPLQFFPTNRRLEAGMPFILDMAPVYKGYTADIGYSGSLGLNPVQDKLLADLREHRELILREVRERRTLREIYEDVDRLMVRQGYANRHRAYPFGVIAHKVDRVRERRWSPTLFGFGTQSLKGLASDALHGHRDGWSPLWSPYRFSDHPPRPGLWAVEPHLGFRGTGAKFEEILVVTDSRDPEQSAFWLDDDLPHVRRWNEEEVAA; from the coding sequence ATGACCTCAGCAGGCACGGCAGGGACGCGGGAGCTCACCGCGGAGCTGCGCGGATTCAGAGAGGTGCAGCGCCTCTCGTACGCGTGCGCCGAAGCCGTCGCGGCCCAGCTCAAGCCGGGCGTGACCGAGCGCGACGCGGCCCGGATGCAGCGGGAGTGGCTGTACGAGCGCGGAGTGAAGGACTGGTTCCACCGGCCGTTCGCCTGGTTCGGCGACCGCACGGCCTTCGTCGACTTCAGGATCCCGCTCCAGTTCTTCCCGACGAACCGGCGACTGGAGGCCGGGATGCCGTTCATCCTCGACATGGCCCCGGTCTACAAGGGCTACACGGCGGACATCGGCTACTCCGGCTCCCTGGGCCTCAACCCCGTCCAGGACAAGCTGCTCGCCGACCTCAGGGAGCACCGCGAGCTGATCCTGCGCGAGGTGCGCGAGCGCCGCACGCTGCGGGAGATCTACGAGGACGTGGACCGCCTGATGGTCCGCCAGGGGTACGCCAACCGGCACCGGGCCTACCCCTTCGGCGTCATCGCCCACAAGGTCGACCGGGTGAGGGAGCGCCGCTGGTCGCCGACGCTGTTCGGCTTCGGCACCCAGTCCCTCAAGGGCCTGGCGAGCGACGCCCTGCACGGCCACCGCGACGGCTGGTCGCCGCTGTGGTCGCCGTACAGGTTCTCCGACCACCCGCCCAGGCCGGGCCTGTGGGCGGTCGAGCCGCACCTCGGATTCCGGGGTACGGGCGCGAAGTTCGAGGAGATCCTGGTCGTCACCGACTCCCGGGACCCCGAGCAGAGCGCGTTCTGGCTGGACGACGACCTGCCGCACGTGCGGCGCTGGAACGAGGAAGAGGTGGCGGCGTGA